A stretch of the Neodiprion lecontei isolate iyNeoLeco1 chromosome 4, iyNeoLeco1.1, whole genome shotgun sequence genome encodes the following:
- the LOC107226209 gene encoding uncharacterized protein LOC107226209 isoform X1 gives MIWTSEGAANVLTMHQAVIETWAVSCLLAIYIGPLSGSPVRTYWTPQQAGKVVKYPQTGKDYPAHINYGAEYRGSLKSQFESNDPFQLEQWRQSRNHPAQSKEYDYGDKYSNWFRKDQKSYYQSLSQVTENPSGKVQDEERFSALPGTHSYYQDYLPLDVEEADPDSKEYDTKKIIGEVDPSNVQDEIDRKVKNSTTEKIASLITKMLLKEDSYVPSLSELDILNSLEGKIIAKTTDREEIKRGVRQVSSQQKPGVVLTLARLAFEKVNDTKSAVNQIGAIVNSNLSPDVSSTSRPSTTSSATTSVTGTLIDANTTMTTTTTEAPFVLTRSELLGIIRRNLRGLVRLFNIEWREALSQSQVSVRDFQRDLGNQIRPYLEDNPNVN, from the exons ATGATTTGGACCAGTGAAGGGGCAGCGAACGTTTTAACG ATGCACCAGGCAGTGATAGAAACCTGGGCCGTGAGCTGTCTACTGGCAATTTATATCGGACCTCTTAGCGGAAGTCCTGTCAGGACGTATTGGACTCCACAACAAGCGGGAAAAGTTGTCAAATACCCACAGACCGGAAAGGACTACCCCGCACACATTAATTACGGGGCCGAATACCGAGGTTCATTAAAGTCCCAATTTGAAAGTAACGATCCATTCCAGCTAGAGCAGTGGCGGCAGTCGCGAAATCATCCAGCTCAATCTAAG GAATATGACTATGGAGATAAGTACTCAAACTGGTTTCGAAAAGATCAGAAATCATACTATCAGAGCCTATCGCAAGTGACCGAAAATCCTTCGGGAAAAGTTCAAGACGAGGAAAGGTTCTCTGCCCTGCCGGGAACACATAGTTACTACCAAGACTATCTTCCTCTCGACGTTGAAGAAGCGGATCCCGACTCGAAGGAATATGACACGAAGAAGATAATTGGTGAAGTCGATCCTTCGAATGTTCAGGATGAAATCGAcaggaaagtgaaaaattctacTACTGAAAAGATCGCATCACTTATTACAAAGATGTTGTTGAAAGAGGATTCCTACGTACCAAGTCTGAGTGAATTGGATATCCTGAATTCTTTGGAGGGTAAAATAATTGCAAAGACTACCGATCGCGAAGAAATTAAACGCGGGGTCAGACAGGTATCAAGTCAGCAGAAGCCAGGAGTCGTCTTGACGTTGGCCAGGTTGGCTTTTGAG AAAGTGAACGACACTAAATCAGCGGTCAACCAGATTGGTGCCATAGTTAACAGCAATCTTTCACCCGATGTTTCGTCCACCTCGCGCCCCTCGACTACCTCCAGTGCTACAACTAGTGTGACCGGTACTTTGATAGATGCAAATACAACTATGACAACGACCACAACCGAAGCTCCTTTCGTGCTAACCAGATCTGAATTGCTGGGAATTATCAGAAGAAATCTCAGAGGATTGGTCAGGCTGTTTAACATTGAGTGGCGCGAAGCGTTGAGC cAATCCCAAGTGTCGGTGAGAGACTTTCAACGGGATCTTGGAAACCAAATTCGACCCTACCTCGAAGACAATCCTAATGTAAACTAA
- the LOC107226209 gene encoding uncharacterized protein LOC107226209 isoform X2, with product MHQAVIETWAVSCLLAIYIGPLSGSPVRTYWTPQQAGKVVKYPQTGKDYPAHINYGAEYRGSLKSQFESNDPFQLEQWRQSRNHPAQSKEYDYGDKYSNWFRKDQKSYYQSLSQVTENPSGKVQDEERFSALPGTHSYYQDYLPLDVEEADPDSKEYDTKKIIGEVDPSNVQDEIDRKVKNSTTEKIASLITKMLLKEDSYVPSLSELDILNSLEGKIIAKTTDREEIKRGVRQVSSQQKPGVVLTLARLAFEKVNDTKSAVNQIGAIVNSNLSPDVSSTSRPSTTSSATTSVTGTLIDANTTMTTTTTEAPFVLTRSELLGIIRRNLRGLVRLFNIEWREALSQSQVSVRDFQRDLGNQIRPYLEDNPNVN from the exons ATGCACCAGGCAGTGATAGAAACCTGGGCCGTGAGCTGTCTACTGGCAATTTATATCGGACCTCTTAGCGGAAGTCCTGTCAGGACGTATTGGACTCCACAACAAGCGGGAAAAGTTGTCAAATACCCACAGACCGGAAAGGACTACCCCGCACACATTAATTACGGGGCCGAATACCGAGGTTCATTAAAGTCCCAATTTGAAAGTAACGATCCATTCCAGCTAGAGCAGTGGCGGCAGTCGCGAAATCATCCAGCTCAATCTAAG GAATATGACTATGGAGATAAGTACTCAAACTGGTTTCGAAAAGATCAGAAATCATACTATCAGAGCCTATCGCAAGTGACCGAAAATCCTTCGGGAAAAGTTCAAGACGAGGAAAGGTTCTCTGCCCTGCCGGGAACACATAGTTACTACCAAGACTATCTTCCTCTCGACGTTGAAGAAGCGGATCCCGACTCGAAGGAATATGACACGAAGAAGATAATTGGTGAAGTCGATCCTTCGAATGTTCAGGATGAAATCGAcaggaaagtgaaaaattctacTACTGAAAAGATCGCATCACTTATTACAAAGATGTTGTTGAAAGAGGATTCCTACGTACCAAGTCTGAGTGAATTGGATATCCTGAATTCTTTGGAGGGTAAAATAATTGCAAAGACTACCGATCGCGAAGAAATTAAACGCGGGGTCAGACAGGTATCAAGTCAGCAGAAGCCAGGAGTCGTCTTGACGTTGGCCAGGTTGGCTTTTGAG AAAGTGAACGACACTAAATCAGCGGTCAACCAGATTGGTGCCATAGTTAACAGCAATCTTTCACCCGATGTTTCGTCCACCTCGCGCCCCTCGACTACCTCCAGTGCTACAACTAGTGTGACCGGTACTTTGATAGATGCAAATACAACTATGACAACGACCACAACCGAAGCTCCTTTCGTGCTAACCAGATCTGAATTGCTGGGAATTATCAGAAGAAATCTCAGAGGATTGGTCAGGCTGTTTAACATTGAGTGGCGCGAAGCGTTGAGC cAATCCCAAGTGTCGGTGAGAGACTTTCAACGGGATCTTGGAAACCAAATTCGACCCTACCTCGAAGACAATCCTAATGTAAACTAA
- the LOC107226210 gene encoding putative lysozyme-like protein, protein MKLACTLCGLFVAVAVVNAGPVKRQAVDDLNPLNEVYVVEADGDAATDNERGDRDKRKIGIIKLGATNGIINFVFGKLDSFLDAKTNALAALEEGNKAKNAAFGIDNTQSATSQFISNLISQKIQAGTASIGPLISGATSFISTASSGIGNAVASKIAPLSSLSGGLSGGSSDGSAGGGLLGGLSGGLGGILSSKIQTISSLSSGSGGLGGLLGGLSGGSGDTGGSVGGSTDFGTGSSSGEAGAGAGLSLGGSTGGGVNLGAFANLNGGTIATTTEDIPEFDRVHVSLDVPPPVFGNGFTLITNVSKVLSSVITNSARRTQNVLEVFKPFFRGAFAIKGLPSDNPK, encoded by the exons atgaaactagCGTGTACGTTGTGTGGGCTGTTCGTGGCAGTGGCCGTTGTCAACGCCGGTCCCGTCAAGAGACAAGCTGTGGATGATCTGAATCCCCTCAACGAA GTATATGTGGTCGAGGCTGACGGAGATGCTgccactgacaatgagagggGAGACAGGGATAAGAGGAAAATTGGCATCATCAAACTGGGTGCCACAAATGGGATCATCAACTTCGTCTTCggg aaactaGACTCCTTCTTAGACGCGAAGACGAACGCACTTGCCGCGTTAGAGGAAGGAAACAAAGCCAAGAACGCGGCATTTGGCATTGACAATACTCAATCAGCTACCAGCCAATTCATCAGTAATCTGATATCTCAGAAAATCCAAGCCGGCACTGCGAGCATCGGCCCTCTAATATCCGGTGCCACTTCCTTCATTTCAACCGCCAGCAGCGGAATCGGAAATGCGGTTGCATCAAAAATCGCCCCCCTTAGCTCCTTGTCAGGTGGACTCTCAGGAGGTAGCAGCGATG GCTCGGCTGGAGGTGGACTCCTTGGTGGCCTCAGTGGTGGCCTAGGAGGAATCTTGTCCTCAAAAATCCAGACGATTTCCAGTCTCAGCAGCGGAAGCGGCGGTCTGGGAGGTCTTCTAGGCGGCCTTAGCGGCGGAAGTGGAGATACTGGAGGATCCGTCGGTGGCTCGACTGATTTTGGCACTGGATCCAGTAGCGGTGAGGCAGGCGCAGGAGCAGGACTCAGCCTAGGCGGTTCAACCGGTGGCGGCGTGAACCTCGGCGCCTTCGCCAACCTTAACGGCGGG ACCATCGCAACGACGACCGAGGATATTCCTGAATTTGACAGGGTTCACGTCTCTCTGGATGTTCCACCGCCTGTGTTCGGCAACGGATTCACTCTCATCACCAACGTCAGCAAGGTGTTGAGCAGCGTAATAACG AATTCAGCCCGCAGAACACAGAACGTTTTGGAAGTATTCAAGCCCTTCTTCCGCGGAGCTTTTGCAATCAAAGGCCTACCTTCCGACAATCcgaaatag